The Methanofastidiosum sp. sequence AAGAAGAGTTACTCTCTGTTTAAGAGAGAGTTTTCGAATAGGGCCTCTCCCCTTGGTAGTTTTTATGCATTTTGTGGCTTCATCAATCAAGGGCGAGATTTCTCTAAATGCCGATCGAATGCTTTGGGATAGCTCTTTTTCATATTCTGGCCAGTTTCTGCCGGCACTTGATTTGACATAGCAATCAGAATAAACGCCAGCTTTTATGTCTTTTAGGCGCTTTCTGACCTGTTCTGTCGTCAGCATGTGGCACTAATAACCCAAAGCTTTATAAGGCTTTCCATGGATAGACTAACCATGCCACGAAAAGTTGAAGCTATAATAAATGGCCCGCTTAATCTAAGTGAGGAAGTTGTTCAGATTTATGAGCGAAAAGTCACTGCTTATGGAAACAGTGCAAAAGTAGATGCCCAGAAGAAGTACATAGGCTATCGAGCCTATGTAATTATTGTCAAAGACTAGCACCTAACTTCTATTTGGATGGGGGCAAAAGGAATTATGTCC is a genomic window containing:
- a CDS encoding DUF2080 family transposase-associated protein produces the protein MPRKVEAIINGPLNLSEEVVQIYERKVTAYGNSAKVDAQKKYIGYRAYVIIVKD